Proteins encoded in a region of the Candidatus Thorarchaeota archaeon genome:
- a CDS encoding SAM-dependent chlorinase/fluorinase, with protein MIVLLSDFGGSQYVGMMKGVIHTICTQAEIVDLTHDITPHSIREGAWVLLNSYRYFPPRSIFVCVVDPGVGTDREAVLVKTTNYVFIGPDNGLMYPAAHNDVITQVFPIIVEDVQSNTFHGRDVFARMGAYLVKGLAGRHLGPLKDDFSVPLEFYRDGRTGEVTQIDRFGNIITNLPAARKNNMRLTADGIDCELEWVRTFEEGPDDGIFLITGSCNTLEICAKRDSASDSIDLAVGDRITIE; from the coding sequence ATGATTGTTCTGTTATCTGATTTCGGCGGCTCACAGTATGTTGGCATGATGAAAGGTGTGATTCATACGATTTGCACACAAGCAGAGATTGTAGACCTGACACATGACATTACTCCCCACTCCATACGTGAAGGTGCATGGGTGCTGCTCAACAGCTATCGCTACTTCCCCCCACGGTCCATATTCGTGTGTGTAGTTGATCCTGGCGTTGGTACCGATCGCGAGGCGGTTCTTGTCAAAACAACAAATTATGTCTTCATTGGCCCCGATAACGGGCTGATGTACCCTGCAGCTCATAATGATGTCATCACCCAGGTCTTCCCTATCATTGTTGAAGATGTGCAATCAAATACATTTCACGGCCGTGATGTTTTTGCACGTATGGGTGCTTATCTTGTGAAGGGGCTAGCCGGTCGTCACCTGGGCCCGCTCAAGGACGACTTCAGTGTCCCTCTTGAGTTCTACCGAGACGGTCGGACCGGTGAAGTAACACAGATTGACCGCTTTGGCAATATCATTACGAACCTGCCGGCAGCTCGTAAGAACAACATGAGACTCACTGCTGACGGTATCGATTGTGAGCTGGAATGGGTGCGAACCTTTGAAGAGGGTCCAGATGACGGTATCTTCCTCATAACCGGGAGCTGTAATACCCTCGAAATCTGCGCAAAGCGTGACAGCGCATCCGACTCCATTGATCTGGCTGTTGGCGATAGGATCACCATAGAGTGA